The Deinococcus detaillensis genome contains a region encoding:
- a CDS encoding RNA-binding S4 domain-containing protein, with the protein MPPKTETADLPETIDLQDFLKLEGLVDTGGEAKFRVQSGEVKLNGLTETRRRKKLHRGDVVEIHGASHTVDW; encoded by the coding sequence ATGCCCCCCAAAACTGAAACTGCCGACCTTCCCGAAACCATTGACTTGCAAGACTTTCTCAAGTTGGAAGGCTTGGTGGATACCGGCGGCGAAGCCAAATTCCGCGTGCAAAGCGGCGAGGTCAAGCTCAACGGCCTCACCGAAACCCGCCGCCGCAAAAAGCTTCACCGAGGCGACGTGGTCGAGATCCACGGCGCGAGTCACACGGTAGATTGGTGA
- a CDS encoding ComF family protein — MLPRPCPGCAQPLGSEAGLCRTCRAGLHPHLERHSMLSNAVTPHLVVLGEHKAVLRRAARELKYSGHRDLAAVLGQAIASGVPSEWKLRAVSAVPMSGTRQRQRHFNHAEVLARQVAAELGLPYQESLKRTRHTTQQAKLSGEARLSNLIGAFAAQSSGLMVNGQITQPLLLVDDVMTTGSTLSACRDALAEGGVDQVFYAVITR, encoded by the coding sequence TTGCTGCCGCGCCCTTGTCCAGGCTGCGCTCAGCCGCTGGGCAGTGAGGCGGGCCTGTGCCGAACCTGCCGCGCTGGACTGCACCCGCATTTGGAGCGGCACTCGATGCTGAGCAACGCCGTGACGCCGCATCTGGTGGTGCTGGGCGAACACAAAGCCGTGCTGCGCCGCGCCGCCCGCGAACTCAAATACAGCGGCCACCGCGACCTCGCTGCCGTGCTGGGGCAGGCCATTGCCAGCGGCGTGCCGAGCGAATGGAAGCTGCGGGCCGTCAGCGCCGTGCCGATGTCGGGGACGCGCCAACGCCAGCGGCATTTCAACCACGCCGAAGTGCTGGCCAGACAGGTGGCCGCCGAACTCGGCTTGCCGTATCAGGAAAGCTTGAAGCGCACTCGCCACACCACCCAGCAAGCCAAACTCAGCGGCGAGGCGCGGCTGAGCAACCTCATCGGCGCATTTGCGGCCCAGAGCAGCGGGCTGATGGTAAATGGGCAGATCACGCAACCCCTTTTACTGGTGGATGATGTAATGACAACCGGCTCAACACTTTCAGCTTGCCGAGACGCTTTAGCAGAGGGCGGCGTCGATCAGGTGTTTTACGCGGTCATCACGCGCTGA
- a CDS encoding 3-deoxy-7-phosphoheptulonate synthase → MPTSSASNPTAPHQSATENLHVSAFETVLSPRELKDAYPLSAAAERTVFAARQAVRGILHGTDPRLLVIAGPCSIHDAGQALAYAHKLAALRSELSGQLEIVMRVYVDKPRTTVGWRGYLTDPHLNGAYDFSGGLSRTRELMLAINDLGLPVATELLDPFVPQYLFDLLSWVCIGARTAESQTHRVMASAVSAPVGFKNGTSGNLKIAVDAAVAAKGAHAFFTITDDARACIVHTRGNPDGHVVLRGGSAGPNYGADSVSEAARLMQLAHLTPAVVVDCSHANSGSDHTRQHLVWQDVLAQRRNSQDSGDQDSSDQRTGAALRGVMIESHLNAGKQSIPADLTDLQYGVSVTDACIGWDETEALLRGAAVDGLGGKR, encoded by the coding sequence ATGCCGACGAGTTCAGCTTCCAACCCGACTGCGCCCCACCAGAGCGCCACCGAAAATTTGCATGTCAGCGCTTTTGAAACGGTTCTGAGCCCACGCGAACTCAAAGACGCCTATCCGCTGAGCGCCGCCGCCGAGCGCACGGTTTTTGCCGCACGGCAAGCGGTGCGCGGCATTTTGCACGGCACCGATCCGCGCCTGCTGGTCATCGCTGGGCCGTGCAGCATTCACGACGCCGGGCAGGCCCTGGCCTACGCCCACAAGCTGGCGGCCCTGCGCAGCGAACTCAGCGGGCAACTCGAAATCGTGATGCGGGTCTACGTCGATAAGCCGCGCACCACCGTCGGCTGGCGCGGCTACCTGACTGATCCGCACCTCAACGGCGCTTACGACTTCAGCGGCGGGCTGAGCCGCACCCGTGAGCTGATGCTAGCCATCAACGACCTCGGCTTGCCGGTGGCCACCGAACTGCTCGATCCGTTCGTGCCGCAGTATTTGTTCGATTTGCTGAGCTGGGTGTGTATCGGGGCACGCACCGCCGAGTCGCAGACCCACCGCGTCATGGCCAGCGCGGTGTCAGCTCCGGTGGGTTTCAAGAACGGCACCAGCGGCAACCTCAAGATCGCGGTGGACGCGGCGGTGGCGGCCAAGGGCGCACACGCCTTTTTTACCATTACCGACGACGCCCGCGCCTGCATCGTGCATACGCGGGGCAACCCCGACGGCCACGTGGTGCTGCGCGGCGGCTCAGCTGGCCCCAATTACGGCGCAGACTCGGTCAGTGAGGCGGCCCGCCTGATGCAGCTCGCCCACCTGACGCCCGCCGTGGTCGTGGACTGCTCGCACGCCAACAGCGGCTCAGACCACACGCGCCAGCATCTGGTCTGGCAAGACGTTCTTGCCCAGCGCCGGAACAGTCAGGACAGCGGTGATCAAGACAGCAGTGATCAACGCACCGGCGCGGCCCTGCGCGGGGTGATGATCGAGAGCCATCTCAATGCCGGTAAACAGAGCATTCCCGCCGATTTGACCGACTTGCAGTACGGCGTCTCGGTGACAGACGCCTGCATCGGCTGGGATGAAACCGAGGCACTTCTGCGCGGCGCGGCGGTGGACGGACTGGGCGGTAAGCGCTAA
- the pdxR gene encoding MocR-like pyridoxine biosynthesis transcription factor PdxR, which translates to MWPLPPALPAEPQHARVARALREAVRDGRLLPGQKLPGSRELARVWSLARNTVTDALEQLAAEGYLEIRQRSGCYVADLPPGTAVLAPAGPPLVLSAWARRTLEGQGRWSAGAGAVSSPVSGLDWIDFRLGRHSSGLFPSAQWAQSLWTQSLSKQAHDASHTPPDPRGPLITRLALCEWLRRERGARVTPEMILLTGGAQEALDALSRLLLEAGRVAVLEDPGYLGARAAFSASGASIWPLEVDTHGASAEDFVADLPAQAVLAYLTPGCQFPSGVTLSAARRSALLAWSRRSGAWLLEDDYAADLHYAARPPASLQGQAPERVLLLGSFSQSLAPALRSGYLVAPAHLIEVLTRTRPVTQRTPPTLDALALAEFLSGGGYAKHLRRARSELNCRHEALLSALREGLPALRPRPATAGTHLYLPLPPGWHEQDLQRRAAEAGVGLSRAGEYRLRAGEEALLLAFAHLTPATIRQGVERLALALR; encoded by the coding sequence GTGTGGCCGCTGCCTCCCGCTTTGCCCGCCGAACCCCAGCACGCCCGCGTGGCCCGCGCTCTGCGTGAAGCGGTTCGGGACGGGCGGCTGCTGCCGGGGCAAAAGCTGCCGGGCAGCCGTGAACTGGCCCGTGTTTGGAGTCTGGCCCGCAACACTGTCACCGACGCGCTGGAGCAGCTCGCCGCCGAGGGCTACTTGGAGATTCGGCAGCGCAGCGGCTGTTACGTGGCCGACTTGCCGCCGGGCACGGCCGTACTTGCTCCGGCTGGCCCGCCGCTGGTGCTGAGCGCCTGGGCGCGGCGCACGCTGGAAGGGCAGGGCCGCTGGTCGGCGGGTGCTGGCGCAGTTTCTTCACCGGTCAGCGGGCTGGACTGGATCGATTTCCGCCTCGGCCGGCATTCCAGTGGGCTTTTCCCCTCGGCGCAGTGGGCGCAGTCCCTCTGGACACAGTCGCTTTCCAAGCAGGCTCACGACGCTTCCCACACCCCGCCCGACCCACGCGGGCCGCTCATCACGCGGCTGGCGCTGTGCGAGTGGCTGCGCCGAGAACGCGGAGCGCGGGTCACGCCCGAGATGATTTTGCTGACCGGCGGAGCGCAAGAAGCCCTCGACGCCCTTTCGCGGCTGCTGCTGGAAGCGGGCCGGGTGGCGGTGCTGGAAGACCCCGGCTACCTCGGAGCGCGGGCCGCCTTCTCAGCCAGCGGAGCCAGCATCTGGCCGCTGGAGGTGGACACTCACGGCGCGTCGGCAGAGGATTTTGTGGCTGACCTGCCTGCTCAGGCGGTGCTGGCTTACCTGACCCCCGGCTGTCAGTTTCCCAGCGGCGTGACCCTTTCGGCGGCCCGGCGCTCGGCGCTGCTGGCGTGGTCGCGCCGCAGCGGTGCGTGGCTGCTCGAAGACGATTACGCCGCTGATTTGCACTACGCCGCCCGCCCGCCCGCCTCGCTGCAAGGCCAAGCGCCGGAGCGGGTGCTGCTGCTGGGCAGCTTTAGCCAAAGTCTCGCGCCCGCGCTCAGAAGCGGGTATCTGGTCGCTCCGGCGCACCTGATCGAAGTGCTGACCCGCACCCGTCCGGTGACCCAGCGCACTCCGCCCACCCTCGATGCGCTGGCACTGGCTGAATTTTTGTCGGGCGGCGGTTATGCCAAACACCTGCGCCGCGCCCGCAGCGAACTCAACTGCCGCCATGAAGCGCTGCTCTCGGCGCTGCGTGAAGGTCTCCCGGCGCTGCGCCCACGTCCCGCCACCGCCGGAACCCATTTGTACTTGCCGCTGCCACCCGGCTGGCACGAGCAAGACCTTCAGCGCCGAGCGGCTGAGGCGGGCGTGGGCCTCAGCCGGGCAGGCGAGTACCGCCTCAGGGCCGGAGAAGAAGCCCTCTTGCTGGCCTTCGCTCACCTGACCCCGGCAACAATTCGGCAGGGTGTGGAGCGTCTGGCGCTGGCTTTGAGGTGA
- a CDS encoding dockerin type I domain-containing protein — MATIGLSAAQAAPSFASVALRPEGAALRQEVLSALSALSTPDFPITLDDSAQGGGAVLVLGGSVPFNPDLSSRTLTVNNVRRTELNPKGPLPLSGAVRAEISSLLGLSEFSPQAARRKLSGADINGDGKVDLTDLALLMGNYGKTGGGLSGDLNRDGRVDESDLNLFTEEYSIP, encoded by the coding sequence ATGGCTACTATTGGCCTGAGTGCGGCGCAGGCCGCTCCCTCATTTGCCAGTGTGGCGCTGCGGCCCGAAGGCGCGGCGCTGCGCCAAGAAGTGCTCTCGGCGCTCTCGGCGCTCAGCACCCCCGACTTTCCCATCACGCTGGATGACAGCGCTCAGGGCGGGGGAGCGGTTTTGGTGCTCGGCGGCAGCGTGCCGTTTAACCCCGATTTGTCTTCGCGCACCCTGACGGTGAATAATGTACGCCGCACCGAACTCAACCCCAAAGGCCCGCTGCCGCTCTCGGGGGCGGTGCGGGCCGAAATCAGCAGTTTGCTGGGCCTGAGCGAATTTAGCCCTCAGGCTGCTCGCCGCAAACTCAGCGGAGCCGACATCAACGGCGACGGCAAAGTAGATTTGACTGATTTGGCGCTGCTGATGGGCAATTACGGCAAAACCGGTGGCGGCTTGTCAGGCGACCTCAACCGCGACGGCCGCGTGGACGAAAGCGATTTGAACTTATTTACAGAGGAGTATTCCATCCCATGA
- a CDS encoding BMP family lipoprotein, producing the protein MALFPRLIAAFSLLALSAAAQSAPLSVGIALDTGGKNDHSFNQAAWEGAQRAAKDFGVKVSLFAPKEDAQGLAGRGAEPLAQAGANLVVGVGFANKDSVEQAAKNYSAAKFAVVDDLPSGPNTVGLRFREQEGSFLVGYIAAKSSSTGVVGFVGGQDVPVIHKFQAGFTAGVKFVCPNCQVISAYIGKTPAAWNDPATAKALAASMQRRGADIIFAAAGGSGAGVVAQVNAAQCLKASALPAGVTFKSDLFAAVAKSASYTSSCAGNTRPAFFIGVDSNQNYLGDTDRNPKTLNHGLTSMVKRVDNVVYSLIHDVVKKQSWRTGDQSYGLENGGVGYALDQYNRALITPQLEEVLGKVQRLIVYRSIQVPVK; encoded by the coding sequence ATGGCTCTCTTTCCCCGTTTGATCGCTGCTTTCTCGCTCCTTGCTTTATCTGCCGCTGCTCAGTCCGCTCCTCTGAGTGTCGGCATCGCGCTGGATACCGGCGGCAAAAATGACCATTCGTTTAACCAAGCGGCTTGGGAGGGAGCGCAGCGGGCCGCCAAAGACTTCGGCGTCAAGGTGAGCTTGTTCGCTCCCAAAGAGGACGCGCAGGGTTTAGCCGGTCGGGGCGCGGAACCGCTGGCCCAAGCTGGAGCCAATTTGGTGGTCGGCGTTGGATTTGCCAACAAAGACAGTGTGGAGCAGGCTGCCAAAAACTACAGCGCTGCTAAGTTCGCGGTTGTGGATGATCTGCCCAGCGGCCCCAATACCGTCGGCCTGCGCTTCCGTGAGCAGGAAGGCTCGTTTTTGGTGGGCTACATTGCTGCCAAATCCAGCAGCACCGGCGTGGTGGGTTTTGTTGGCGGCCAAGACGTGCCGGTGATTCACAAATTTCAAGCGGGATTCACGGCTGGGGTGAAGTTCGTCTGCCCCAACTGCCAAGTCATCTCGGCTTACATCGGCAAAACGCCTGCTGCTTGGAATGATCCGGCAACGGCTAAGGCGCTAGCCGCGTCTATGCAGCGGCGAGGCGCGGACATCATCTTTGCCGCCGCTGGTGGAAGCGGAGCGGGCGTGGTGGCGCAGGTCAACGCTGCCCAGTGTCTCAAAGCCAGCGCTTTACCGGCGGGCGTCACTTTTAAGAGCGATTTGTTCGCAGCGGTGGCCAAATCGGCCAGCTACACCTCAAGCTGCGCCGGAAACACCCGCCCCGCCTTTTTTATCGGGGTGGACAGCAACCAGAATTATTTGGGCGACACCGACCGCAATCCCAAGACGCTCAATCACGGCCTGACCAGTATGGTCAAACGGGTGGATAACGTGGTTTACAGCCTCATTCATGATGTGGTCAAGAAGCAGTCGTGGCGAACGGGCGATCAAAGTTACGGCCTGGAAAATGGAGGGGTCGGTTACGCGCTCGATCAGTACAACCGCGCTCTGATCACTCCGCAGCTTGAAGAAGTGCTGGGCAAAGTGCAGCGCCTGATCGTCTACCGCTCTATTCAAGTGCCGGTCAAATAA
- a CDS encoding S8 family peptidase, translated as MQRRAALLLALSLSALTLNSAQAGRLSPKLQEKANRHDAATIGVLVRFKVDAQPGKKSAKELRKQLKNTLGKLGSANALLNKLLKTKGKGAELWLDHSVYLKMTPAQAQALAKLPMVEEVFENFQVTVPRASALSVAAAPAGTPWHLQAIGAPQAWAAGFRGQGIRIGHLDTGIDPSNPELTGKLLSFAEFGPDGEQISSEPHDSEQHGTHTAGLLVGKSVGVAPAAKLISALVLPKSQGTFAQVIAGMQWVIDPDGNPDTPDGANVVSMSLGLPGTYQEFVQPVRNMLEAGVIPVFAIGNFGPAAGSTGSPGNIPDVIGVGSVNQAGAVSSFSSRGPVTWTGAYSGTFIKPDIVAPGENITSSYPGQGYGSRSGTSQAAPIAAGAVAVLLSAKPGLGMAALKSALFQSASNKGSRNNTSGYGLINLPGALARLGVQVGSPPKPPAPVPVPVKPAPTPQPKPPVAAPTPTPKPPVAAPTPAPPADGKDKKPKGPKPPKGPKDPKDGKDHGKKGGKDH; from the coding sequence ATGCAAAGACGCGCCGCCTTACTGCTGGCCCTGAGTCTCAGTGCCCTGACCCTGAACTCTGCACAGGCCGGGCGACTCTCGCCCAAACTTCAGGAGAAAGCCAACCGCCATGACGCCGCCACCATCGGCGTGCTGGTGCGCTTCAAGGTTGACGCGCAGCCGGGCAAGAAGAGTGCCAAGGAACTGCGGAAGCAGCTCAAGAACACCCTCGGAAAACTCGGCTCAGCCAACGCCCTCCTCAACAAGCTGCTCAAAACCAAGGGCAAGGGCGCGGAGTTGTGGCTCGACCATTCGGTGTACCTCAAGATGACCCCCGCTCAAGCTCAGGCGCTGGCCAAGCTGCCGATGGTCGAGGAAGTCTTCGAGAACTTTCAAGTCACGGTGCCGCGTGCCAGCGCCCTGAGCGTGGCCGCCGCGCCTGCTGGCACACCCTGGCACCTTCAGGCCATCGGTGCGCCGCAGGCCTGGGCCGCCGGGTTTCGTGGGCAGGGCATCCGCATTGGGCACCTCGATACCGGCATTGACCCCAGCAACCCCGAACTGACCGGTAAGCTGCTGAGTTTTGCCGAGTTCGGGCCGGACGGCGAGCAGATCAGCAGTGAGCCGCACGATTCCGAGCAGCACGGCACCCACACCGCTGGTCTGCTGGTCGGCAAGAGCGTGGGCGTGGCTCCAGCGGCCAAGCTCATCAGCGCCCTGGTGTTGCCGAAGTCGCAGGGCACGTTTGCCCAGGTCATCGCCGGGATGCAGTGGGTCATCGACCCCGACGGCAACCCCGATACCCCCGACGGGGCCAACGTGGTCAGCATGAGTCTGGGGCTGCCCGGCACCTATCAGGAATTCGTGCAGCCGGTGCGGAACATGCTGGAAGCTGGGGTCATTCCAGTCTTCGCCATCGGCAACTTCGGCCCCGCAGCGGGGAGTACCGGCAGTCCCGGCAACATTCCTGACGTGATCGGGGTGGGGTCGGTCAACCAGGCGGGCGCTGTTTCATCCTTCAGCTCGCGTGGCCCAGTCACCTGGACGGGTGCGTACAGCGGCACCTTCATCAAGCCCGACATCGTGGCCCCCGGCGAGAACATCACGTCGAGCTATCCAGGCCAGGGCTACGGCTCACGTTCCGGCACCTCGCAGGCTGCCCCTATCGCGGCAGGTGCAGTGGCGGTGCTGCTGAGCGCCAAGCCCGGTCTAGGCATGGCTGCCCTCAAGAGCGCCCTGTTTCAGAGCGCCTCGAATAAGGGCAGCCGCAACAACACCAGCGGCTACGGCCTGATCAATCTGCCGGGAGCGCTCGCCCGCCTGGGGGTGCAGGTGGGCAGCCCGCCGAAGCCCCCAGCCCCGGTTCCCGTTCCGGTGAAGCCAGCCCCGACGCCGCAACCCAAGCCACCAGTCGCCGCCCCAACGCCAACTCCCAAGCCGCCAGTCGCCGCTCCCACTCCGGCACCCCCCGCCGACGGCAAGGATAAGAAGCCTAAAGGCCCCAAGCCGCCTAAAGGACCCAAAGACCCCAAAGACGGTAAAGATCACGGCAAGAAAGGCGGTAAAGACCACTGA
- a CDS encoding putative Ig domain-containing protein: MNRLFPALAGAALLLSACGSSTTPSATPTSSRDILSFSSASLGTAYVGEPYSGSVAPVGGTGPYSVRLTSGTLPAGLKFAGGSSAAISGTPTASGSATFSLEVTDANLSIKTQTFNLSVADLPPLDFVPKLPSGEVRGETRIPITLMGPRGVRAARFTWVLPENTLVTGVQSLGGLEAGRPLVFWKQNGRNLTLDFGFRLPPKNASQVAMVSLKPVNDKAVTLPTLVPTTTSFLLAQDGSGKVLREVKPPEPVTLTPAVSPAADSATGSSVAAPTLPAPASDKAGSDKAATDNASTDKPVTDKPSTDKATTDPASVKPDTTSPDKTSPDTTKPAGAKPAPSDPAKPTPPQADPPKTDSPKTDAPKTDAPSGDGK, translated from the coding sequence ATGAACCGACTGTTCCCCGCCCTCGCCGGGGCCGCGCTGCTTCTGAGCGCCTGCGGCAGCAGCACCACACCCAGTGCTACGCCCACTTCCAGCCGAGATATCCTCAGTTTCAGCAGCGCGTCGCTGGGCACCGCTTATGTCGGTGAGCCTTACAGCGGTAGCGTCGCGCCGGTGGGCGGCACCGGCCCCTACAGCGTCCGGTTGACCAGCGGCACCCTGCCTGCCGGACTCAAGTTTGCGGGCGGCAGCAGCGCGGCGATCAGCGGCACGCCGACGGCCAGCGGCAGCGCCACTTTCAGTTTAGAGGTCACGGACGCCAACCTCAGCATCAAGACCCAGACCTTTAATTTGTCGGTGGCCGACTTGCCGCCACTGGACTTTGTGCCCAAGTTGCCCAGCGGCGAGGTGCGCGGCGAAACCCGCATTCCCATCACGTTGATGGGACCCCGTGGCGTGCGGGCGGCCCGCTTCACCTGGGTCTTGCCCGAAAATACCCTGGTGACCGGCGTGCAGTCGCTCGGCGGCCTAGAGGCGGGCCGCCCCTTGGTGTTCTGGAAACAAAACGGACGCAACCTGACGCTGGATTTCGGTTTCCGACTGCCGCCCAAAAACGCTTCGCAAGTGGCGATGGTTAGCCTCAAGCCGGTGAACGACAAAGCGGTGACGCTGCCCACCCTCGTTCCCACCACCACCAGTTTCCTGTTGGCCCAAGACGGCAGCGGCAAAGTCCTGCGCGAAGTCAAGCCGCCTGAGCCGGTGACGCTGACGCCTGCGGTGAGCCCTGCCGCCGACAGCGCAACCGGGAGTTCAGTCGCCGCGCCCACGCTGCCCGCGCCAGCCAGCGATAAGGCCGGTTCAGACAAAGCTGCCACAGATAACGCCAGTACAGATAAACCCGTTACCGATAAACCCAGTACCGACAAAGCCACCACTGATCCGGCCAGCGTGAAGCCGGACACCACAAGCCCGGACAAGACAAGCCCAGATACGACAAAGCCAGCCGGTGCGAAACCAGCGCCCAGCGATCCGGCCAAGCCAACCCCACCTCAAGCCGACCCGCCTAAGACCGACTCACCCAAAACAGACGCGCCCAAAACGGATGCACCCAGTGGAGACGGCAAATGA
- a CDS encoding DUF4384 domain-containing protein: protein MKKFMLPLSLLLAATGSVYATPTISAQSIIVNPVTSDVQVKVWTDRDATGKKTPNYAIDDAIRVYTSVDQDAYVYLFSVSSDGSIDQILPNNYTSGDNFIKAGSVKTFPDKGDKFVYNIAGPVGISKVLALASTTKLDLGGLSSFKSDQKLATVSVKGQQNLAQALSIVVNPVPDKSWSTDVALLNVTPKPVAQAPAPATTTTTTTTTITIRPYTDAKYARPTKVDNGSGYIFRSSAQVDDLLKYYSAQLIKAGYVQDDQTVKRDSAVAHFSQGSTKTTLTIKNTAGKVEVSVVSSN, encoded by the coding sequence ATGAAAAAATTCATGCTTCCGCTCAGCTTGCTGCTGGCCGCTACTGGCAGTGTCTACGCTACGCCCACCATCAGTGCCCAGAGTATTATCGTCAACCCGGTGACCAGTGACGTGCAGGTTAAGGTCTGGACCGACCGCGACGCCACCGGCAAGAAGACCCCCAACTACGCCATCGATGACGCCATCCGGGTTTATACCAGCGTTGATCAGGACGCCTACGTCTACCTGTTCAGTGTGTCCTCGGACGGCAGCATCGATCAGATTTTGCCGAACAACTACACCAGCGGCGACAACTTCATTAAGGCGGGCAGCGTCAAGACTTTCCCCGATAAGGGCGACAAGTTCGTCTATAACATCGCCGGGCCGGTCGGCATCAGCAAGGTGCTGGCGCTGGCGAGCACCACCAAGCTCGACCTCGGTGGCCTGTCGAGCTTCAAGAGCGACCAGAAGCTCGCCACCGTGTCGGTCAAGGGCCAGCAGAACCTGGCGCAGGCGCTCTCGATTGTCGTCAACCCGGTGCCCGACAAGAGCTGGTCCACCGATGTGGCGCTGCTCAACGTGACGCCCAAGCCGGTGGCCCAGGCACCTGCGCCCGCCACCACCACGACGACCACCACGACCACCATCACCATCCGGCCTTACACCGACGCCAAGTACGCCCGGCCCACCAAGGTGGACAACGGTTCGGGCTACATCTTCCGTTCGAGCGCCCAGGTCGACGACCTACTCAAGTACTACAGTGCCCAGCTCATCAAGGCTGGATATGTGCAAGACGACCAGACCGTCAAGCGCGACTCGGCAGTGGCCCACTTCTCGCAGGGCAGCACCAAGACCACCCTGACCATTAAGAACACGGCAGGCAAGGTTGAAGTAAGTGTAGTCAGCTCGAACTAA
- a CDS encoding PQQ-dependent sugar dehydrogenase — MRTTTQLVACTLLLSVSACAQSTGNQDAVKAPVPMASSTQSGGFTVPKGFSVTTYTDGFQRPRLMALAPGGDIFLSDAVAGKVYVMRGKDKAESKNVFAAGLNQPHGLAFHGGYLYVATTDAVLRYPYKSGEQKATGSAEKLVDLPSGGGHSTRTVVFGPDNKMYVSAGSSCNVCEESNDKRAAVWVYDADGKNGKPFSTGLRNAVGLEWYDGTLYATNNGRDELGDNYPPEGFYKLAAGRNFGWPYCYTTEAGQPQVWDKDFGKKNADVCKATTPAFALTTAHSAPLGLAFYNGKTFPSQYQGQMFAALHGSWNRSEKSGYRVVTVDPKSGKVQDFMTGFLNGQTSKGRPVGLLTLPDGSMLLTDDDTGKVYRITYQP; from the coding sequence ATGAGAACCACGACTCAACTGGTCGCCTGCACGCTGCTGCTGAGCGTTTCAGCCTGCGCCCAGTCGACCGGCAACCAAGACGCCGTCAAAGCCCCCGTACCGATGGCTTCCAGCACCCAGTCCGGCGGCTTTACCGTGCCGAAAGGGTTCAGCGTCACCACCTACACCGACGGCTTTCAGCGCCCGCGTCTGATGGCTCTCGCGCCGGGCGGCGACATCTTTCTGAGCGACGCGGTAGCGGGCAAAGTTTACGTTATGCGCGGCAAGGACAAGGCCGAGAGCAAGAATGTCTTCGCTGCGGGCCTCAATCAGCCGCACGGCCTGGCCTTTCACGGCGGATACCTGTATGTAGCGACCACCGACGCGGTGCTGCGCTATCCCTACAAATCCGGCGAACAGAAGGCTACGGGGTCCGCCGAGAAACTGGTGGATCTGCCTAGCGGCGGCGGCCACTCCACCCGCACGGTGGTCTTCGGCCCCGACAACAAGATGTATGTCTCGGCGGGCAGCAGTTGCAACGTCTGCGAGGAGAGCAACGACAAACGCGCCGCCGTGTGGGTCTACGATGCGGACGGCAAGAACGGCAAGCCCTTTTCGACGGGCCTGCGAAACGCGGTGGGCCTGGAGTGGTATGACGGCACGCTTTATGCCACCAACAACGGGCGCGATGAGCTTGGCGACAACTACCCGCCGGAAGGTTTTTACAAACTGGCGGCGGGGCGCAACTTTGGCTGGCCGTACTGCTACACCACCGAGGCCGGGCAGCCCCAGGTCTGGGACAAAGACTTCGGCAAGAAGAACGCCGACGTTTGCAAGGCCACCACGCCCGCTTTTGCCCTCACCACCGCCCACAGCGCTCCGCTGGGCCTGGCCTTTTATAACGGCAAAACCTTTCCCAGTCAGTACCAGGGCCAGATGTTCGCCGCCCTGCACGGGAGCTGGAACCGCAGCGAGAAGAGCGGCTACCGGGTCGTGACCGTCGATCCCAAATCCGGCAAGGTGCAGGACTTCATGACCGGATTTCTGAATGGGCAGACCAGCAAGGGTCGCCCAGTGGGTTTGCTGACCCTGCCCGACGGCTCAATGCTGCTCACCGATGACGACACCGGCAAGGTGTACCGCATTACTTACCAGCCGTAA
- a CDS encoding DUF1684 domain-containing protein: MSAWLDDLLSFRARKDAHFASGRGPLPKDGSFDGLTYFAPDPAWNLSLEVQRLPAEAAELATSTQGEVQRFVTWGEVGLPNGERLTLYAREGDDAPATLFVPFRDATSGKATYGAGRYLDAPLSGHQVTLDFNRGYHPFCAYSEAWTCPLPPAANWLRGAVEAGEKLAGESAS, from the coding sequence GTGAGCGCTTGGCTTGACGATCTGCTCTCTTTTCGCGCCCGCAAAGATGCTCATTTCGCTTCTGGGCGCGGCCCCTTGCCCAAGGACGGCAGCTTTGACGGCCTGACCTATTTTGCCCCCGATCCCGCTTGGAATCTGAGCTTGGAAGTGCAGCGCTTGCCCGCCGAAGCCGCTGAGCTGGCCACCTCTACTCAAGGTGAGGTGCAGCGCTTTGTGACTTGGGGCGAAGTCGGCTTGCCCAACGGCGAACGCTTGACCCTCTATGCCCGCGAAGGCGACGACGCACCCGCCACGCTGTTTGTTCCTTTTCGGGATGCCACCAGTGGAAAGGCAACTTACGGCGCGGGCCGCTACCTCGACGCGCCACTGTCAGGTCATCAGGTGACGCTGGATTTCAACCGCGGTTACCATCCGTTTTGTGCTTACAGTGAGGCTTGGACGTGTCCTTTACCGCCTGCTGCCAACTGGCTGCGCGGCGCGGTGGAAGCGGGCGAAAAGTTGGCGGGTGAATCGGCTTCCTGA